In Kogia breviceps isolate mKogBre1 chromosome 7, mKogBre1 haplotype 1, whole genome shotgun sequence, a single window of DNA contains:
- the IFITM10 gene encoding interferon-induced transmembrane protein 10 translates to MRAGSEPQRPPWSSSGDRVGACVAAQGPSQCPAPLGAPASTTDGTQEARVPLDGAFWIPRPPAASPKGCFACVSKPPALQAPVAPGPEPSASPPMAPTLFPMESKSSKTDSVRATSAPQACKHLAEKKTTTKPATVIEVLPDTAEVNDYYLWSIFNFVYLNFCCLGFIALAYSLKVRDKKLLNDLNGAVEDAKTARLFNITSSALAASCIILVFIFLRYPLTDY, encoded by the exons ATGCGCGCGGGCTCGGAGCCCCAGCGGCCTCCGTGGTCATCCTCGGGGGACCGTGTCGGGGCCTGTGTCGCG GCCCAGGGCCCCAGCCAGTGCCCAGCCCCGCTGGGAGCCCCGGCCAGCACCACGGACGGCACCCAGGAAGCCCGAGTTCCCCTGGACGGGGCCTTCTGGATCCCGAGGCCCCCGGCAGCTTCGCCCAAGGGCTGCTTCGCCTGCGTGTCCAAGCCCCCCGCCCTGCAGGCTCCAGTGGCCCCCGGGCCTGAGCCCTCAGCCTCACCCCCCATGGCACCCACCCTGTTCCCCATGGAGTCCAAGAGCAGCAAGACAGACAGCGTGCGGGCCACCAGCGCCCCCCAGGCCTGCAAGCACCTGGCAGAGAAGAAGACCACGACGAAGCCCGCGACGGTCATCGAGGTCCTCCCGGACACCGCGGAGGTGAACGATTACTACCTGTGGTCCATCTTCAACTTCGTCTACCTCAACTTCTGCTGCCTGGGCTTCATCGCCCTGGCCTACTCCCTCAAA GTTCGGGACAAGAAACTCCTCAACGACCTGAACGGAGCCGTGGAGGACGCCAAGACCGCTCGGCTGTTCAACATCACCAGCTCTGCCCTGGCGGCCTCCTGTATCATCCTCGTCTTCATCTTCCTGCGGTACCCGCTCACCGACTACTGA